One Phaseolus vulgaris cultivar G19833 chromosome 11, P. vulgaris v2.0, whole genome shotgun sequence genomic window carries:
- the LOC137829724 gene encoding uncharacterized protein — protein sequence MVPSDVCPTEDAVKAFIEHLVDPLLPAKSSVHDNPSPSQQKLVARQVRSAVLLYNYHHRKQHPELEYLPLNEFCKLIVVLRPALLAFMQFMQNSNEEELTDVEKQLSLTEKKIMEACDVCKCLDASKNVPNIEGWPITKVAILLIDSKKENCFLLFSSITSGVWSLVEKGLGTSSQSSPGSKGLETSSQSSLGSKGMVTSNQSSDVTSGTKLYKKKRVLKKSSKDELKVNEDVFLQVGYSAINEAIGINYTDISLLESDTVYSESKEKEASRFYIMQCSKTINEEVIQVPLQDLIKSLQRPLLTKSFGSWMITPVIDYFHVLPYYETISKWISRKAFSNTLQDTRVTEKNIKVDTPEVTEFYVNEDMFTAHDSKPKIDNIDSPKQKENNRSCTPALSDSICEPMEMTMNENSILKSKIKEKCQYIIGSTVQAGEDLVKKNPSVKYNSIGSASAEKALNVDSTNKLITEGGINNLASLHNMYAIRPNMSSEKGTVDGHIQIANHSDSDLEKLKVISDSKKILTQTALAALIRKRDELALQQRKIEDEIAVCDKNIQRILTDGEDNFGLKIESVIEGCNDTWLRNQERVYRQPSSPLKRKKLSEAVFITQSPCQELDDICRTNNWVLPTYHLSQSEGGFKASVTVRGVEFQCSFEGKTDSNPSEARDSAAVQMLTNLRSMAKSEQ from the exons TGAATATCTTCCATTAAATGAATTTTGCAAGTTGATTGTGGTTTTGAGACCAGCTTTATTAGCATTTATGCAATTCATGCAAAATTCAAATGAAGAAGAGCTCACTGACGTGGAGAAGCAGCTATCATTAACAGAAAAGAAGATTATGGAAGCATGTGATGTATGTAAATGTTTAGATGCATCAAAGAATGTTCCTAATATAGAGGGATGGCCCATTACAAAAGTAGCTATCCTTTTAATCGACAGTAAGAAGGAGAATTGTTTTTTGCTGTTTAGTTCGATTACCAGTGGGGTGTGGTCTCTGGTTGAGAAGGGTCTGGGCACCTCTAGCCAAAGTTCTCCGGGTTCAAAAGGTCTGGAAACCTCCAGCCAAAGTTCTCTGGGTTCCAAAGGTATGGTTACCTCCAATCAAAGTTCTGATGTTACATCAGGAACAAAACtatacaaaaagaaaagagtCCTTAAGAAGTCATCAAAAGATGAATTAAAAGTCAATGAAGATGTGTTTCTGCAAGTTGGGTATTCTGCTATAAATGAAGCCATAG GTATCAATTATACTGATATTTCTCTTTTGGAGAGTGACACTGTCTATTCTGAGAGCAAAGAGAAGGAAGCTTCTCGGTTTTATATAATGCAGTGCTCCAAGACAATCAATGAAGAAGTTATCCAAGTTCCTCTCCAAGATCTAATTAAAAG CTTGCAGCGTCCTTTGCTCACTAAGAGTTTTGGAAGTTGGATGATCACTCCTGTAATTGACTACTTCCATGTGCTTCCATACTATGAAACAATATCAAAGTGGATATCCAG GAAAGCATTCTCAAATACTTTGCAAGATACAAGGGTAACAGAGAAAAATATAAAGGTGGACACCCCTGAAGTAACAGAATTTTATGTAAATGAGGACATGTTTACTGCTCATGATAGTAAGCCAAAGATTGATAATATTGATTCACCGAAGCAGAAAGAGAACAACAGAAGTTGCACACCTGCATTATCCGATTCTATATGTGAGCCCATGGAAATGACCATGAatgaaaattcaattttaaaatcaaagatcaaagaaaaaTGTCAGTATATTATTGGCAGTACTGTACAAGCCGGTGAAGATCTTGTAAAAAAGAATCCATCTGTGAAGTATAATTCTATCGGCTCTGCAAGTGCTGAAAAG GCTTTAAATGTTGATTCAACAAATAAGCTTATTACTGAAGGTGGAATCAACAATCTTGCTTCTTTGCACAATATGTATGCCATTAGGCCCAATATGTCATCTGAAAAAGGTACTGTAGATGGTCATATTCAGATTGCAAATCATTCTGACTCAGATCTGGAGAAACTCAAAGTTATTTCAGATTCAAAAAAGATATTGACTCAAACTGCCCTAGCTGCTTTGATACGAAAAAGGGATGAATTG GCCCTTCAGCAACGCAAGATAGAGGACGAGATTGCTGTTTGTGATAAAAATATCCAGAGAATATTAACTG ATGGGGAAGATAACTTTGGATTAAAGATTGAATCAGTTATAGAAGGCTGTAATGATACATGGCTCAGGAATCAAGAAAGGGTGTATCGACAACCAAGCTCGCCTCTTAAGAGGAAAAAATTGTCTGAGGCTGTCTTTATCACACAAAGCCCATGCCAG GAACTAGATGATATATGTCGCACAAACAATTGGGTCCTGCCAACTTATCATCTATCTCAGTCAGAGG GTGGATTTAAAGCCAGTGTAACTGTTAGAGGAGTGGAGTTTCAGTGTTCATTTGAAGGTAAAACGGATTCCAATCCTTCTGAAGCAAGAGATTCAGCTGCAGTTCAGATGTTGACTAATTTGAGAAGTATGGCAAAATCAGAACAGTGA